The following coding sequences lie in one Dunckerocampus dactyliophorus isolate RoL2022-P2 chromosome 4, RoL_Ddac_1.1, whole genome shotgun sequence genomic window:
- the LOC129179229 gene encoding zinc finger protein OZF-like isoform X2, with translation MNHCYAKMATSCQREDRRESAPSTPSKSSTEKKTQTADNDVQQLTGHQEERPPEPQSGTCTLKQDDPQQPHIKEEEDVLWIIQEGECLLRPVADDLTKLPLTVVCVKTEDHEEKPPESSQLHHSPSEENRGAEPPNSRSPQHMTPEADGDHCGGSQADNLLAPLSDSDDTTSHSPEDEDRDDTQEPLNSNTDWEGDMRTRTDKKKSTNKLSTCSVCAKSFSPKTNLTHHMRTHTGEKPFNCSVCGQRFSQNGTLVLHMRTHTGEKPFSCSVCDQRFSQKRTLVLHMRTHTGEKPFGCPVCGQTFSQKCTLVLHMRTHTGEKPFSCSVCDQRFSQKQTLVLHMRTHTGEKPFGCAVCGQRFSRNGNLVSHMRTHTGQKPFGCSVCCESFSNRSNLSQHMLKHTGGKAFSCSVCCKSFFMKEPLVRHMRTHTGEKPFSCSVCGKSYSSKRSLSVHMLTHNRRKMIVNS, from the exons ATGAACCACTGCTATGCTAAGATGGCGACGTCCTGTCAAAGAGAAGACAGAAGAGAATCGGCGCCATCAACTCCCAGCAAATCATCAAcggagaaaaaaacccaaactgcAGATAACG ACGTCCAGCAACTGACTGGTCATCAAGAAGAACGTCCTCCTGAGCCGCAGAGTGGGACCTGCACTTTGAAACAGGATGATCCCCAGCaaccccacattaaagaggaagaggacgtACTCTGGATCATTCAGGAGGGAGAGTGTCTTCTAAGGCCAGTGGCGGAtgatctcaccaagttgccactgactgttgtCTGTGTGAAaactgaagaccatgaagagaaaccacctgagtcctcacagcttcatcacagtccaagtgaggagaacagAGGGGCGGAGCCTCCAAACAGCCgctcaccacaacacatgacaccagaagctgatggagaccactgtggaggatcacaagcagacaacctcttagctccgctatcagatagtgatgacacaacgtcacactctcctgaggatGAAGATAGGGACGACACCCAAGAACCTTTGAACAGCAATACAGACTGGGAAGGTGATATGAGGACTCGCACTGACAAAAAGAAGTCAACGAATAAACTTTccacctgctcagtttgtgctaaaagcttTTCTCCTAAGACTAATTTGACTCaccacatgagaacacacacaggagaaaaaccttttaattGCTCTGTTTGTGGTCAGAGATTCTCTCAAAATGGAACTCTTGtattacacatgagaacgcacactggagaaaaacctttcagttgctcggTTTGTGATCAAAGATTCTCTCAGAAACGAACTCTGGtattacacatgagaacgcacacgggagaaaaaccttttggttgCCCAGTTTGTGGTCAAACATTCTCTCAAAAGTGTACTCTGgtattacacatgagaacacacactggagaaaaacctttcagttgctcggTTTGTGATCAAAGATTCTCTCAGAAACAAACTCTTGtattacacatgagaacgcacacgggagaaaaacctttcggTTGCGctgtttgtggtcaaagattTTCTCGGAATGGAAATCTGGTATCAcatatgagaacacacacaggacaaaaACCTTTTGGTTGCTCTGTTTGTTGTGAAAGTTTTTCTAATAGATCCAATTTGTCTCAGCACATGCTGAAACACACCGGGGGAAAAGCCTTTAGTTGTTCAGTTTGCTGTAAAAGTTTCTTTATGAAAGAACCGCTGgtaagacacatgagaacgcacacaggagaaaaaccttttagctgcTCAGTCTGTGGTAAAAGTTATTCTTCTAAGAGAAGTCTGAGCGTACACATGCTGACACACAACAGAAGGAAAATGATTGTTAATTCATAG
- the LOC129179226 gene encoding zinc finger protein 391-like isoform X1, with protein sequence MNHCDAKMATSSQREGGRESAPPTPSTSSTEKKSQIVDKDVQQLTGHQGECPPELQSGSSTLKQEDPQPPHIKEETKELWTSQEGERLLTLEEADLTKLPLTVVSVKTEDREDKPPESLPWLCSSDVQQVIEGPQVGSCTLMQGDPQTPHIKEEKEELWTTQEGERLLGPEEADLTMLPMTGVSVKTEDHEDKPPESSQFHHSPSEENRRAEPPNRSSPQHMTTEADDDHCGGSQADKLLAPLSDSDDATSHSPEDEDRDDIQEPFSGDTDWEGDMSIDENRRSECSKKKTGKKCFICSICARRFSFKCHLTQHMRTHTGEKPFACSVCGKTFSDQSGVGRHMRTHTGEKPFSCSVCNKRLTRKSNMAAHMRTHTGEKPFACSVCGQRFPEHSGIVRHMRTHTGEKPFSCSVCDKRFSQKSTVVLHMRKHTGEQSFACSLCGQRFFYQSGMVSHMKTHTGEQPFSCSVCAKRFARKRDSVRHMSTHTGHKPFSCSVCGESYSCKKRLTTHMHRHTMENKHFTG encoded by the exons ATGAACCACTGCGATGCTAAGATGGCGACGTCCAGTCAACGAGAAGGTGGAAGAGAATCAGCGCCACCAACTCCCAGCACATCATCAACGGAGAAAAAGTCTCAAATTGTAGATAAAG acgtccagCAGCTGACTGGACATCAAGGAGAATGTCCTCCTGAGCTGCAGAGTgggagctccactttgaagcaggaggatccacagcccccccacattaaagaggaaacgAAGGAACTCTGGACCTCCCAGGAGGGAGAACGTCTTCTCACGctggaggaggctgatctcaccaagttgccactgactgttgtctctgtgaagactgaagatcgtgaagacaaaccacctgagtccttaCCTTGGTTGTGTTCTTCAGATGTCCAGCAGGTGATTGAGGGGCCGCAGGTGGGAAGCTGCACTTTAATGCAAGGGGATCCACAgaccccccacattaaagaggaaaaggaggaactctggaccactcaggagggagagcgtCTTCTAGGGccggaggaggctgatctcaccatGTTGCCaatgactggtgtctctgtgaagactgaagaccatgaagacaaaccacctgagtcctcacagtttcatcacagtccaagtgaggagaacagAAGGGCGGAGCCTCCAAACAGAAGCTCtccacaacacatgacaacagaagctgatgacgaccactgtggaggatcacaagcagacaagctcttagctccactatcagatagtgacgacgcaacgtcacactctcctgaggatGAAGACAGGGATGACATCCAAGAACCTTTCAGCGGCGATACAGACTGGGAAGGTGATATGAGTATAGATGAGAATAGACGGTCTGaatgctctaaaaagaagacagggAAGAAATGTTTCATCTGTTCAATTTGTGCAAGAAGATTTTCTTTTAAGTGCCATTTGACTCAACACATGAGAactcacacaggagaaaaaccttttgctTGCTCTGTTTGTGGTAAAACGTTCTCTGATCAGTCAGGTGTGGGacgacacatgagaacgcacacaggagaaaaaccttttagttgctcagtttgcaaTAAAAGATTAACTCGCAAGTCAAATATGGcagcacacatgagaacacacacaggagaaaaaccttttgcttgttctgtttgtggtcaaagattcCCTGAACACTCAGGTATCGTacgacacatgagaacgcacacaggcgaaaaaccttttagttgctcagtttgcgataaaagattctctcaaaagtCTACTGTGGTATTACACATGAGAAAGCACACAGGAGAGCAGTCGTTTGCTTGTTCTCtttgtggtcaaagattctTTTATCAGTCAGGCATGGTatcacacatgaaaacacacacaggagagcaaccctttagttgctcagtttgtgctaaaagatTCGCTCGAAAAAGAGACAGTGTCAGACACATGAGTACACACACGGGACacaaacctttcagttgctccgTTTGTGGTGAAAGTTACTCTTGTAAGAAAAGATtgacaacacacatgcacagacacacaatggaaaataaacattttactgGCTAG
- the LOC129179226 gene encoding zinc finger protein 391-like isoform X2: MNHCYAKMATSSQREGGRESAPPTPSTSSTEKKSQIVDKDVQQLTGHQGECPPELQSGSSTLKQEDPQPPHIKEETKELWTSQEGERLLTLEEADLTKLPLTVVSVKTEDREDKPPESLPWLCSSDVQQVIEGPQVGSCTLMQGDPQTPHIKEEKEELWTTQEGERLLGPEEADLTMLPMTGVSVKTEDHEDKPPESSQFHHSPSEENRRAEPPNRSSPQHMTTEADDDHCGGSQADKLLAPLSDSDDATSHSPEDEDRDDIQEPFSGDTDWEGDMSIDENRRSECSKKKTGKKCFICSICARRFSFKCHLTQHMRTHTGEKPFACSVCGKTFSDQSGVGRHMRTHTGEKPFSCSVCNKRLTRKSNMAAHMRTHTGEKPFACSVCGQRFPEHSGIVRHMRTHTGEKPFSCSVCDKRFSQKSTVVLHMRKHTGEQSFACSLCGQRFFYQSGMVSHMKTHTGEQPFSCSVCAKRFARKRDSVRHMSTHTGHKPFSCSVCGESYSCKKRLTTHMHRHTMENKHFTG, translated from the exons GTGGAAGAGAATCAGCGCCACCAACTCCCAGCACATCATCAACGGAGAAAAAGTCTCAAATTGTAGATAAAG acgtccagCAGCTGACTGGACATCAAGGAGAATGTCCTCCTGAGCTGCAGAGTgggagctccactttgaagcaggaggatccacagcccccccacattaaagaggaaacgAAGGAACTCTGGACCTCCCAGGAGGGAGAACGTCTTCTCACGctggaggaggctgatctcaccaagttgccactgactgttgtctctgtgaagactgaagatcgtgaagacaaaccacctgagtccttaCCTTGGTTGTGTTCTTCAGATGTCCAGCAGGTGATTGAGGGGCCGCAGGTGGGAAGCTGCACTTTAATGCAAGGGGATCCACAgaccccccacattaaagaggaaaaggaggaactctggaccactcaggagggagagcgtCTTCTAGGGccggaggaggctgatctcaccatGTTGCCaatgactggtgtctctgtgaagactgaagaccatgaagacaaaccacctgagtcctcacagtttcatcacagtccaagtgaggagaacagAAGGGCGGAGCCTCCAAACAGAAGCTCtccacaacacatgacaacagaagctgatgacgaccactgtggaggatcacaagcagacaagctcttagctccactatcagatagtgacgacgcaacgtcacactctcctgaggatGAAGACAGGGATGACATCCAAGAACCTTTCAGCGGCGATACAGACTGGGAAGGTGATATGAGTATAGATGAGAATAGACGGTCTGaatgctctaaaaagaagacagggAAGAAATGTTTCATCTGTTCAATTTGTGCAAGAAGATTTTCTTTTAAGTGCCATTTGACTCAACACATGAGAactcacacaggagaaaaaccttttgctTGCTCTGTTTGTGGTAAAACGTTCTCTGATCAGTCAGGTGTGGGacgacacatgagaacgcacacaggagaaaaaccttttagttgctcagtttgcaaTAAAAGATTAACTCGCAAGTCAAATATGGcagcacacatgagaacacacacaggagaaaaaccttttgcttgttctgtttgtggtcaaagattcCCTGAACACTCAGGTATCGTacgacacatgagaacgcacacaggcgaaaaaccttttagttgctcagtttgcgataaaagattctctcaaaagtCTACTGTGGTATTACACATGAGAAAGCACACAGGAGAGCAGTCGTTTGCTTGTTCTCtttgtggtcaaagattctTTTATCAGTCAGGCATGGTatcacacatgaaaacacacacaggagagcaaccctttagttgctcagtttgtgctaaaagatTCGCTCGAAAAAGAGACAGTGTCAGACACATGAGTACACACACGGGACacaaacctttcagttgctccgTTTGTGGTGAAAGTTACTCTTGTAAGAAAAGATtgacaacacacatgcacagacacacaatggaaaataaacattttactgGCTAG
- the LOC129179229 gene encoding zinc finger protein OZF-like isoform X1 yields MLRWRRPVKEKTEENRRHQLPANHQRRKKPKLQITVSELSSTCPSLNQVIHYPLNTQYAEENVQQLTGHQEERPPEPQSGTCTLKQDDPQQPHIKEEEDVLWIIQEGECLLRPVADDLTKLPLTVVCVKTEDHEEKPPESSQLHHSPSEENRGAEPPNSRSPQHMTPEADGDHCGGSQADNLLAPLSDSDDTTSHSPEDEDRDDTQEPLNSNTDWEGDMRTRTDKKKSTNKLSTCSVCAKSFSPKTNLTHHMRTHTGEKPFNCSVCGQRFSQNGTLVLHMRTHTGEKPFSCSVCDQRFSQKRTLVLHMRTHTGEKPFGCPVCGQTFSQKCTLVLHMRTHTGEKPFSCSVCDQRFSQKQTLVLHMRTHTGEKPFGCAVCGQRFSRNGNLVSHMRTHTGQKPFGCSVCCESFSNRSNLSQHMLKHTGGKAFSCSVCCKSFFMKEPLVRHMRTHTGEKPFSCSVCGKSYSSKRSLSVHMLTHNRRKMIVNS; encoded by the exons ATGCTAAGATGGCGACGTCCTGTCAAAGAGAAGACAGAAGAGAATCGGCGCCATCAACTCCCAGCAAATCATCAAcggagaaaaaaacccaaactgcAGATAACGGTGAGCGAATTGAG CTCCACTTGTCCCAGTCTAAACCAAGTCATACATTATCCTCTCAACACGCAGTACGCAGAAGAAA ACGTCCAGCAACTGACTGGTCATCAAGAAGAACGTCCTCCTGAGCCGCAGAGTGGGACCTGCACTTTGAAACAGGATGATCCCCAGCaaccccacattaaagaggaagaggacgtACTCTGGATCATTCAGGAGGGAGAGTGTCTTCTAAGGCCAGTGGCGGAtgatctcaccaagttgccactgactgttgtCTGTGTGAAaactgaagaccatgaagagaaaccacctgagtcctcacagcttcatcacagtccaagtgaggagaacagAGGGGCGGAGCCTCCAAACAGCCgctcaccacaacacatgacaccagaagctgatggagaccactgtggaggatcacaagcagacaacctcttagctccgctatcagatagtgatgacacaacgtcacactctcctgaggatGAAGATAGGGACGACACCCAAGAACCTTTGAACAGCAATACAGACTGGGAAGGTGATATGAGGACTCGCACTGACAAAAAGAAGTCAACGAATAAACTTTccacctgctcagtttgtgctaaaagcttTTCTCCTAAGACTAATTTGACTCaccacatgagaacacacacaggagaaaaaccttttaattGCTCTGTTTGTGGTCAGAGATTCTCTCAAAATGGAACTCTTGtattacacatgagaacgcacactggagaaaaacctttcagttgctcggTTTGTGATCAAAGATTCTCTCAGAAACGAACTCTGGtattacacatgagaacgcacacgggagaaaaaccttttggttgCCCAGTTTGTGGTCAAACATTCTCTCAAAAGTGTACTCTGgtattacacatgagaacacacactggagaaaaacctttcagttgctcggTTTGTGATCAAAGATTCTCTCAGAAACAAACTCTTGtattacacatgagaacgcacacgggagaaaaacctttcggTTGCGctgtttgtggtcaaagattTTCTCGGAATGGAAATCTGGTATCAcatatgagaacacacacaggacaaaaACCTTTTGGTTGCTCTGTTTGTTGTGAAAGTTTTTCTAATAGATCCAATTTGTCTCAGCACATGCTGAAACACACCGGGGGAAAAGCCTTTAGTTGTTCAGTTTGCTGTAAAAGTTTCTTTATGAAAGAACCGCTGgtaagacacatgagaacgcacacaggagaaaaaccttttagctgcTCAGTCTGTGGTAAAAGTTATTCTTCTAAGAGAAGTCTGAGCGTACACATGCTGACACACAACAGAAGGAAAATGATTGTTAATTCATAG